The DNA sequence ACCTTCCCGTAGTGCAGACATAGGGAATATATAATTGTCTTTACGCTTCCAGTCGTTATCACTAAATTTACTTGAAGTCGTTAAATGCTTTTCCAAAAATTTCAGTATCGATCCAATGTTTTCAAAAATGTTACCTTCCAAAAGTTGATCATCAAGGAATTTGTCCCCAGTTTTACCTTGCTGCAAAAATGCAATTCTAACCCTTGATTGCGGAATAAACCTAGCTGGATTTTTTGCAAAAAGAATGACCGCTGCATTGGTAAAACTTCCGTTTTGATAAAGTCCAAAATGAGTTAAAAAAGCAATCGGCTCTTTTTTATATTCTTCTAGTTTGGTTTTATTTATTGTTTCTTTAATTGTTTTCTGTATTTCATCTACGTCCAAATCTTCGAGATCAGTACCCATTGCCAACTGTCTTTCCCAATGCAGTTCCGTTGACTGTCGATTGTGGATTAGTTCTGAAATTTCGGTAGATGTAGCTTTGATTGTTTGGTTACCTTTTCTATAATAAATTCCACCATTAAAAATATAAGGTTGTTTGGAACCAGTCCATACCTTAATTGATATAATCTTCTTATTCTGTAGAGGTTCAACTGATATCATAATAGGGGATTCCGGAATTATTTCTGTGTTCAAATACTCCGTTAATTCTGATTGTAATCTTTCTGCATTTTCAATCCCAAGAACTTCTTTTTTTTCTCCAATACCAATTAGTAACTGACCTCCCTCGTTATTTAAAAAGCTACCTATGGTTTTACCAATGGTTTCCTTATTGACAACTTGTAGAAATTCTAGTTGATCGCTTTTGCCTTGTCTAATTAAGCTCTCTATAAGTTCTTCGTTGTTCATTTTGTTCTATTTTGTAATGCTTTCTTCCTAAGTGATATGTCGTGAAATTGTGTACTAATGAAAAGATGTATCTCACTTGTATTAAAAAAGGGCTGGCGCCAATCTTTCCGGGCTATATTATACATGTCTACAACTTTAACACTATCCAAAACAGAAGTTGATTTTATATCAAATCCATTTCTTTTTCCATCTTCTGCATGCATGAATTGATGCATTAACTTTCGGGTATATTCAATATATTTATGGGTAACAAACCAGCGGGGTTTATCAAGTTCTACAGCCTTCTCAAATTCCTTATGGGTAATTCCGGAACCATATCTCGGAAATATAATTCCTAAAAATAAATCACAATTTTCTACAGCTTTAAGACAAGCTGCTTCCGGATTACTACCAATCGGAACATAGATATTACCTTCTTTGGACATGATTACCTCATAACCAAAATTTTCTAATATATATTTGATCTGGTCAAGGTCAGATTCAGATCCGTAGACTGTTGACGATACCATTATTTTAAGTTTACTAACCATCCGGGTAATTTTATTGTTTATTTCTTAGTTCTATCAAGAGAAAGAAAAGATCAATATCAACGAAATTTAAATCAAAACAAATGATTCATCTGCATTGTAAATATAACAATTTAAGCTAATATTACTTACACAATCAATATCTGTGTGTAAGCCGTAATATATTTATTGTTTTCAATCGAGAGTATCACTTCTTAATTACTAAATGACTTAGTTCAATATCATTTAACAGTCTTTCCTTTTCTGCATAAATAATGTCCTTGATGTCCTTTTTTATCTGCAGATAATTCCGCTGTACCAT is a window from the Flavobacterium cupriresistens genome containing:
- a CDS encoding RNA-binding domain-containing protein produces the protein MNNEELIESLIRQGKSDQLEFLQVVNKETIGKTIGSFLNNEGGQLLIGIGEKKEVLGIENAERLQSELTEYLNTEIIPESPIMISVEPLQNKKIISIKVWTGSKQPYIFNGGIYYRKGNQTIKATSTEISELIHNRQSTELHWERQLAMGTDLEDLDVDEIQKTIKETINKTKLEEYKKEPIAFLTHFGLYQNGSFTNAAVILFAKNPARFIPQSRVRIAFLQQGKTGDKFLDDQLLEGNIFENIGSILKFLEKHLTTSSKFSDNDWKRKDNYIFPMSALREGIINALVHRDYFSISGSVSILIYKDRLEISNSGKSPLKAAELKKNHLSMPVNPDIAHIIFLRGFMEKIGRGTLKILDACKEAGLGEPVWRTNENDVKLTFFSNVNSNGDNATIRNPNKKHEGAIEGAIEGATKSLKLKLTRWV
- a CDS encoding DUF4062 domain-containing protein, with product MVSKLKIMVSSTVYGSESDLDQIKYILENFGYEVIMSKEGNIYVPIGSNPEAACLKAVENCDLFLGIIFPRYGSGITHKEFEKAVELDKPRWFVTHKYIEYTRKLMHQFMHAEDGKRNGFDIKSTSVLDSVKVVDMYNIARKDWRQPFFNTSEIHLFISTQFHDISLRKKALQNRTK